A portion of the Mycoplasma sp. (ex Biomphalaria glabrata) genome contains these proteins:
- the map gene encoding type I methionyl aminopeptidase encodes MKVSVKTPLEIQKIREVGLILRNLKNHLRQIIKSSMTLNQINDIAHDYITQQQGIPSFLNYSGFPKSICTSVNEVLIHGVPSEYSLKPGDLLSLDIGVYKNGYHVDSAFSMIIDNIDNKKAQDLIKCAEESFFNSIKNIKDGAHLSDIGKIIEETITSWNFFGTSLYCGHGIGKNLHEAPMILNYYEPSYDLILKTGMVLAIEPMVLDGSPETIVDKNDNWSVISKNHQLTAHYEHTIVITKTGYEILT; translated from the coding sequence ATGAAAGTTAGTGTTAAAACCCCTTTAGAAATTCAAAAAATCCGTGAAGTCGGATTAATTTTAAGAAATTTGAAAAACCACTTACGTCAAATTATTAAATCATCAATGACTTTAAATCAAATTAACGATATAGCTCATGATTATATTACTCAACAGCAGGGAATCCCTTCTTTTTTAAATTATAGTGGTTTTCCGAAAAGTATTTGTACTAGTGTTAATGAAGTTTTAATTCATGGTGTCCCCTCAGAATATTCTTTAAAACCGGGTGATTTACTTTCACTAGATATAGGTGTTTATAAGAACGGGTATCATGTAGATTCTGCTTTTAGCATGATCATCGATAATATCGATAACAAAAAAGCTCAAGATTTAATTAAATGCGCAGAAGAAAGTTTTTTTAATTCTATTAAAAATATTAAAGACGGTGCGCATTTATCAGATATTGGAAAAATTATTGAGGAAACGATTACATCTTGAAACTTTTTTGGTACAAGTTTGTATTGTGGTCACGGGATTGGTAAAAATCTTCACGAAGCACCAATGATTTTAAATTATTATGAACCGAGTTATGATTTAATATTAAAAACCGGCATGGTTTTAGCTATTGAACCGATGGTTCTTGATGGTAGTCCGGAAACGATTGTTGATAAGAACGATAATTGATCAGTTATCTCTAAAAATCACCAACTAACTGCGCATTATGAACATACAATAGTGATAACAAAAACAGGTTACGAAATATTAACTTAG
- the infA gene encoding translation initiation factor IF-1: protein MAERNFITMDGTVKELISDSNIIVLLDNKIEVIAHPSGKMRINKIHLLQGDRVQVQISPYDLTKGRITYRLRIKKGEKNES from the coding sequence TTGGCCGAACGTAATTTTATTACTATGGATGGAACAGTAAAGGAATTGATTTCAGATTCAAATATTATTGTTTTGTTAGATAACAAGATCGAAGTTATTGCCCATCCATCAGGAAAAATGCGTATTAACAAGATCCATTTATTACAAGGAGATCGCGTTCAAGTACAAATCTCGCCTTATGATTTAACAAAAGGCAGAATAACTTACAGGCTTCGTATCAAGAAAGGTGAAAAAAATGAAAGTTAG
- the rpmJ gene encoding 50S ribosomal protein L36, with protein MKVRTSVKKICNKCQIIRRKGRVMVICENPKHKQRQG; from the coding sequence ATGAAAGTTAGAACATCAGTTAAAAAAATATGTAACAAATGTCAAATTATTCGCCGTAAAGGTCGCGTAATGGTAATTTGCGAAAACCCAAAACATAAACAACGTCAAGGATAG
- the rpsM gene encoding 30S ribosomal protein S13 yields MARILNIDIPNNKRVIIALTSIYGIGLSTSKEILETAKVDENKKVKDLTEEELTSIRNAANNYLTEGSLRREVALNIKRLMEIGSYRGLRHRKSLPVRGQRTRSNSRTRKGPRKTVANKKKTTAKT; encoded by the coding sequence GTGGCAAGAATTTTAAATATAGATATTCCTAATAATAAAAGAGTAATTATCGCTTTAACAAGCATTTACGGAATTGGTCTTTCAACATCAAAGGAAATCTTGGAAACTGCAAAAGTTGATGAAAACAAAAAAGTTAAAGATTTAACAGAAGAAGAATTAACAAGTATTAGAAATGCTGCAAATAATTACTTAACAGAAGGTAGCTTAAGAAGAGAAGTAGCTTTAAACATTAAGAGATTAATGGAAATTGGAAGCTATCGTGGTTTAAGACACAGAAAAAGTTTACCTGTTCGTGGACAAAGAACTAGAAGTAATTCTAGAACAAGAAAAGGTCCAAGAAAAACAGTTGCTAATAAGAAAAAAACTACAGCTAAAACATAG
- the rpsK gene encoding 30S ribosomal protein S11 produces the protein MAKTNNAKTVSTSEKKRKQKKFNIQKAQAHIHASFNNTIITITNEKGEAITWSSGGALGYKGSKKSTPFVAQQAAASCAKILKDYGVQEISIFVKGLGPGREAAIRGIQGTGLAVLSIKDVTSAPHNGCRAPRAPRK, from the coding sequence ATGGCAAAAACAAATAATGCAAAAACTGTTTCAACATCAGAAAAAAAACGTAAACAGAAAAAATTTAATATCCAAAAAGCCCAAGCGCATATTCACGCTTCTTTTAACAACACAATCATTACAATTACTAATGAAAAAGGTGAAGCAATTACGTGAAGCAGTGGTGGAGCGTTAGGATATAAAGGATCTAAAAAATCAACACCGTTTGTAGCTCAACAAGCAGCTGCATCATGTGCAAAAATTCTTAAAGATTATGGAGTTCAAGAAATTTCAATTTTCGTTAAAGGATTAGGACCTGGGCGTGAAGCTGCTATTAGAGGAATTCAAGGAACAGGTTTAGCTGTATTAAGCATTAAAGATGTTACTTCAGCACCGCACAATGGATGTAGAGCTCCAAGAGCTCCAAGAAAATAA
- a CDS encoding DNA-directed RNA polymerase subunit alpha, whose product MDKFIRPTFEIIHESDDKRHCIVAVEPLERGLGVTLGNSLRRVLLSSIPGVAAYAVKFHGARHEFSTIPNVLESIPNIIINIKNLVVKPENLFQESKEEIVLKIENATGEVKAGNIKCPTGFSITNPDLHIATVTEGKTFSGNIYVAINRGFVLFTKNKLNMKKSEGMIAIDSNYSPVKNVKVVVEETRIGKVKDLEKLTLEIETNGAITAKKAVAFASKVVIEHLNEFANWASDIQAQELIVDQKETEQRTFLSSSLIDLDLTVRPFNALKQQGIERIEQLCEMSLFDLNNIKNLGKKSVEEIIEKLDQKGLKLRQE is encoded by the coding sequence ATGGATAAATTTATTAGACCTACATTTGAAATAATTCACGAGAGTGACGATAAAAGGCACTGCATAGTTGCGGTTGAACCGTTAGAACGCGGATTAGGTGTTACGTTAGGTAACTCTCTAAGAAGAGTATTATTATCATCGATTCCTGGAGTAGCAGCATATGCTGTTAAATTTCATGGAGCAAGACACGAATTTTCAACAATTCCAAACGTTCTAGAAAGTATTCCGAATATTATTATTAATATTAAAAATTTAGTAGTAAAACCGGAAAATTTATTTCAGGAATCAAAAGAAGAAATCGTTTTAAAAATTGAAAATGCAACTGGCGAAGTAAAAGCCGGCAATATTAAATGCCCTACTGGTTTTTCAATAACTAATCCAGATTTACACATTGCAACTGTTACAGAGGGAAAAACATTTTCTGGAAATATTTATGTTGCAATTAATCGCGGTTTTGTTTTATTTACAAAAAATAAATTAAACATGAAAAAATCAGAAGGAATGATAGCTATTGACTCAAACTATTCACCTGTTAAAAATGTAAAAGTTGTAGTAGAAGAAACAAGAATCGGAAAAGTTAAAGATTTAGAAAAATTAACTTTAGAAATCGAAACAAATGGAGCAATTACTGCAAAAAAAGCAGTAGCATTTGCAAGCAAAGTTGTTATCGAACACTTAAATGAATTTGCTAATTGAGCTTCAGATATTCAAGCACAGGAATTGATTGTTGATCAAAAAGAAACAGAACAAAGAACATTCTTAAGTTCAAGTTTAATTGATTTAGATTTAACAGTTCGCCCATTCAATGCTTTAAAACAACAAGGTATTGAAAGAATTGAACAATTGTGTGAAATGTCATTGTTTGATTTAAACAACATTAAAAACCTTGGTAAAAAATCAGTTGAAGAAATTATTGAAAAATTAGACCAAAAAGGTTTAAAACTAAGACAAGAATAA
- the rplQ gene encoding 50S ribosomal protein L17 produces the protein MSFIQKRGQNTTWRNNLMRNLVTELIVHGQLEIIEVRAKEVQKHADKMITLAKEGSLHSRRQALAYLRDIKDKNGISAIDILFTKIAEKYKDRNGGYTQVIKTENRRGDSTQMAIIRLV, from the coding sequence ATGTCATTTATTCAAAAACGTGGACAAAACACAACATGAAGAAATAATTTGATGAGAAATTTGGTTACTGAATTAATTGTTCACGGTCAATTAGAAATCATCGAAGTTAGAGCAAAAGAAGTTCAAAAACATGCTGATAAAATGATTACCTTAGCTAAAGAAGGTAGTTTGCATTCAAGAAGACAAGCATTAGCTTATTTAAGAGATATTAAAGACAAAAATGGAATTAGCGCAATTGATATATTGTTCACAAAAATTGCTGAAAAATATAAAGATCGTAATGGTGGTTACACACAAGTTATTAAAACTGAAAACCGCCGCGGTGATAGCACTCAAATGGCAATCATTCGTTTAGTATAA
- a CDS encoding energy-coupling factor transporter ATPase: protein MSEKNLNIIEVENLNFGYSPKKLVIKNLSVKIPRGKYTTILGHNGSGKSTLCKLLLGIIFSHDGTVKINDFDIYKDYEQARKFLGVVFQNPENQFIGTTVRDDIAFGLENNCIDPKLMDEIILKNAKIVKMEEYLDFEPQRLSGGQKQKVAIASVLALNTEIIIFDESTSMLDPKSKRELRALMIDICRKNKKTVISVTHDMNEANSADNIIVLKDGELLIEGTPKYVFSHGSIIKKSKLDEPFPLLLSKEINKKDKNFPRTLSYEELVKNLCK, encoded by the coding sequence ATGTCTGAAAAAAATTTGAATATCATCGAAGTTGAAAATTTAAACTTTGGTTATTCACCAAAAAAATTAGTAATTAAAAATCTTTCAGTTAAAATTCCTCGTGGTAAGTACACCACAATTTTAGGGCATAACGGTAGTGGGAAAAGTACACTTTGTAAATTATTGCTTGGTATTATTTTTTCTCATGATGGAACAGTTAAAATTAACGATTTTGATATTTATAAAGACTACGAACAAGCTCGTAAATTTTTAGGAGTAGTGTTTCAAAATCCTGAAAATCAATTCATTGGAACAACTGTTAGAGATGATATCGCTTTTGGTTTAGAAAATAATTGTATTGATCCCAAATTGATGGATGAAATAATTTTAAAAAATGCAAAAATCGTTAAGATGGAAGAATACTTAGATTTTGAACCACAGAGATTATCGGGTGGTCAAAAACAAAAGGTTGCTATAGCTAGTGTTCTAGCTTTAAATACTGAAATTATTATTTTTGATGAATCCACGAGTATGCTCGATCCTAAATCAAAAAGAGAACTTCGAGCACTAATGATTGATATATGCCGTAAAAATAAAAAAACAGTAATAAGTGTGACGCATGACATGAACGAGGCTAACAGTGCTGATAACATTATTGTCCTAAAGGATGGGGAATTATTGATCGAAGGAACACCGAAATATGTATTTTCTCACGGTTCAATAATCAAAAAATCCAAATTAGATGAACCATTTCCACTTCTTTTATCTAAAGAAATTAATAAAAAAGATAAGAATTTTCCAAGAACATTATCGTACGAAGAGTTGGTGAAAAATTTATGCAAATAA
- a CDS encoding energy-coupling factor transporter ATPase, with product MQIKCNQINFIYQPKTEFAKHALVDINTTFAEGKITCIVGNTGSGKSTLIQLFNAIERPSSGEIFVGNKWIIQKKNRIKDIKNLRQSVGQVFQFAEYQLFEDTVKKDILFGLKSLGQKKTQEYYDGAANKYIKLVGLKTEFLDSSPFELSGGQKRRVAIAGILAMDPDVIIFDEPTAGLDPDGEIEIMKIIESLQKEHHKTIIFITHNMDHVLEHADNVIVMKNGEITATGTPIEIFEDKSIIEKNDLLLPKVYEIIHDARLVNELRKYKKEVRNIKDLAKFILWSRGNNE from the coding sequence ATGCAAATAAAATGTAATCAAATTAATTTCATTTATCAACCTAAAACAGAATTTGCAAAACACGCATTGGTCGATATCAACACAACTTTTGCAGAAGGAAAAATAACTTGCATAGTCGGCAACACAGGAAGCGGGAAATCTACATTAATTCAATTATTTAATGCAATTGAACGTCCATCTTCGGGCGAAATTTTTGTTGGAAATAAGTGAATAATTCAAAAGAAAAACCGAATTAAAGATATTAAAAATCTTCGCCAAAGTGTTGGGCAAGTTTTTCAATTTGCAGAATACCAATTATTTGAAGACACAGTTAAAAAAGATATTTTGTTTGGTTTAAAAAGTTTGGGTCAAAAGAAAACTCAAGAATATTATGATGGTGCAGCAAATAAGTATATTAAGCTAGTTGGTTTGAAAACGGAATTTTTAGACAGTAGTCCTTTTGAATTATCAGGCGGTCAAAAACGTAGAGTGGCTATTGCAGGCATTTTAGCTATGGACCCGGATGTAATTATTTTTGACGAACCAACAGCTGGTTTAGATCCAGATGGTGAAATAGAAATTATGAAAATCATCGAATCTTTGCAAAAAGAGCATCATAAAACAATTATTTTCATAACTCACAATATGGATCATGTTTTAGAACATGCAGATAATGTTATCGTTATGAAGAATGGTGAAATAACTGCGACAGGGACTCCTATTGAGATTTTTGAAGACAAAAGCATAATTGAAAAAAATGACTTACTTTTACCGAAAGTATATGAAATAATTCATGATGCTAGATTGGTTAATGAATTAAGAAAATATAAAAAAGAAGTTCGCAACATTAAAGATTTAGCAAAATTTATTTTGTGATCAAGGGGGAATAATGAATAA
- a CDS encoding energy-coupling factor transporter transmembrane component T family protein yields MNNFVLGQYIPKNTIIHRLDPRIKFLGLIVLITAIFIKGYWESFTYVSIFVVILFILAQAPPRIIISIFKSLIFMGIFLFIINMFAISSSHQEVLVNWSFIKITSKTITITAYIISRIVIMMFLTFILTMTTKPLDLTIAIEDLLKPLRIVKFPSSIIAMIISIALRFIPTLIDETLRIMKAQASRGVDFKHGKIKEKMKALTALIIPLFVSSFQKANDLSNAMEARGYNPYGKRTRYHQFKIKLFDIFAFLLVLGLLSLVIVTSIIPELQWMHAGDNSSWSPYA; encoded by the coding sequence ATGAATAATTTTGTTCTTGGTCAATATATTCCTAAAAATACCATCATACATCGCTTAGATCCTCGTATTAAGTTTTTAGGATTGATTGTTTTGATAACTGCCATTTTTATCAAAGGTTATTGAGAATCTTTTACATATGTATCAATTTTTGTTGTTATTTTATTTATATTAGCTCAAGCACCGCCAAGAATAATTATTTCGATCTTCAAATCATTAATATTTATGGGAATATTCTTGTTTATTATAAATATGTTTGCTATATCGAGTTCTCATCAAGAAGTATTGGTCAATTGATCTTTTATTAAAATAACTTCTAAAACAATAACAATTACGGCATATATTATTTCTAGAATTGTTATTATGATGTTTTTAACATTTATTTTAACTATGACAACTAAACCATTAGATTTAACAATAGCGATAGAAGATTTATTAAAACCTTTAAGAATTGTTAAATTTCCGTCAAGTATTATTGCTATGATTATTTCCATTGCCTTGCGTTTTATTCCTACTTTAATTGATGAAACATTGAGAATAATGAAAGCACAAGCCAGTCGAGGAGTTGACTTTAAACATGGTAAGATTAAGGAAAAAATGAAGGCATTGACTGCTTTGATAATCCCTTTGTTTGTTAGTTCTTTCCAAAAAGCAAATGATTTATCAAATGCTATGGAAGCTCGAGGTTATAATCCTTACGGGAAAAGAACTAGATATCACCAATTTAAAATTAAATTATTTGATATTTTTGCTTTCTTACTAGTTTTAGGATTATTATCACTAGTTATTGTCACTTCAATAATCCCTGAACTTCAATGAATGCATGCTGGAGATAATTCTAGTTGATCGCCATATGCTTAA